The Camelus dromedarius isolate mCamDro1 chromosome 23, mCamDro1.pat, whole genome shotgun sequence nucleotide sequence TGGAGACTTGCTGGGGAGGATGGGTGCATCTGGTGGAAAATCCACAAAGCAACTAACCAACAATTGTGTATTCTGTCTGAGATacacacataaaagaaaaaaggaaataatgcaaaTTCCTGGCGAGAAGAGACACTTTATTGTTTCTCGGGTTCTCTAGAGGCCTCTGGGCTCACTGATCGCCCCCAGAACAGAGCTCTCCTCCTTGGCTCTGTTTGTGGTAGTCGACGGCTATATCGGCCAGCAAGGAGAGAAACTCGGAAAAGTCAATCTTCTTGTCCCCATTCTTGTCCTTTTGCTCAAAGATGTTGGACAAGTAATCTTTGCCCCTTTTTTCCTGTGGGAAAAGACACAAAGCAAGGCAAATTCAGTCCCCAAAGAGCTGTGatctgggagagaaggaagagaaacaggCACCAGAGCAGCACAAGTGTGGCGGGTGTGGCACAGACGAGGGGAAGTGTGGGCTGCGGTGAGACACTGACATCACCCTGCAGTTCACCCAGGGAGAGTCTTTGCCCCAAATGGGAACTTGGGTGAGACCTCGCGTGGTGAGCAGGCTCTGCTCAGAGCTGCACTGATCAGGAGCTGGTGGGGTGGACTCAAGCCCCAgaccctctccccaaacccccttCAAGGCCGCCACCTACTGAATATCTACTCAGGAACCCAAAATTAGACCCACCCATATATagagctgaatcactttgctgcactcctgaaactaacacaatattgcaaatcaactgaacttcaattaaaataactaaataaatatataagccCAGCCTCATCCTCTTCAACCCAACCCTCCTCTCCTGTCTTCCTTCTGGCCTACAGCCTCTTACAAGCCCTGAGTGCCTTCCCTCTTCTTGCTGACCTAATTAATCTCTTTGTTACCTAGTAACCCCTTCTTTTGGTAATCAGCTCAGTGCATTCTAATTATCAGATTAAATCAGGTCTGTAGAAGAGTTCTTCATTGTGAAAAGGGGTGTTAAATTCTGTCAGTAATGCATATATACAGAGAacgaactagtggttaccagaggggagaaggggaagggggggggggaagaaggGGGAAGGGGACTAAGAGGGTCAAGCAAtgaggtataaaataaacaagacacaaggatgtaacatacagcacaggaaatacatccaatattttagaataacttcgatggagtataatctataaaaatatcaaatcactacgttgtacacttgaaactaatacaacagtgtaaatcaactgtacttctaaagaaagaaagaaagaacaattttGTTCCTACTCTAAAAAGCATCTGTCAGCAATGGCGTTTCCATCACCTTCCCTCTAATCTCAAGGACCCTGAGGGGAGCCTCTAGAGGCAGGGCCTGAGCATATGGGCTTGAGTCTCACACAGCGGGTGTAACAGGTGACAGGAACCCATTCACTGCCCTCCAGCTGTAGCCCTTTGTGACCGCCTAAGAGCAACCATTTACATCCGTGCATTGTCATACTTTGCCACATGTGTCCTCTCTTCGCACCCTGATCATAAACCAGGACAGGAAGTCCTACTCTGtcttttgcagatgagaaagctgaggatgagagaatgagagtgacttgtccaaggtcacacagcagggtcCGCAGCCATGCCGGGCCCAACAACACTGGGAGGCCGACCCCGACTCACACAGGCACTGAGGAAGTTGGGGAAGTTCTCCTTCAGCATCTTCTGCACGCCCGGCTTGTCGATGGTGTCGTCTTTCCCGGTGTACTTGTGAAACATGTCGATCATACCCATCACGGACTTCTCGGCCGCAGTGCTTCCCATCTTGGCTTTCAAAACAGCTGCCAGAAGGAGAGGCGATGCCCTTTGGTGCCCGTCCCCCCAGGGGAGGGTCTCAAGCTAGGGCAATG carries:
- the S100A7 gene encoding protein S100-A7, whose product is MGSTAAEKSVMGMIDMFHKYTGKDDTIDKPGVQKMLKENFPNFLSACEKRGKDYLSNIFEQKDKNGDKKIDFSEFLSLLADIAVDYHKQSQGGELCSGGDQ